In Triticum urartu cultivar G1812 chromosome 6, Tu2.1, whole genome shotgun sequence, the following proteins share a genomic window:
- the LOC125516286 gene encoding uncharacterized protein LOC125516286, translated as MLAGANADLREQLSGAQTTLHAKEAECNTLVLERDRLAKKLADQEESHKAALKKAQDSEDALKAEFDTEAAGWAEAKQALSEGYGRVEDLIDDYFPGYSVIAT; from the exons atgcttgcaggagccaatgccgacttgagggagcagctcagcggggcccagACCACCCTTCACGCCAAGGAAGCCGAGTGCAACACCTtagtcctggagcgtgaccgcctggccaagaagttggccgaccaggaggagagccacaaggcggccctgaagaaggcacAGGACAGCGAGGACGCCCTCAAAGCTGAGTTCGATACCGAAGCGGCGGGTTGGGCTGAGGCAAAACAAGCGCTGAGCGAGGGCTACGGCCGGGTGGAGgatctgatcgatg actacttccccggctactccgtcATTGCCACCTAG